A single Antechinus flavipes isolate AdamAnt ecotype Samford, QLD, Australia chromosome 5, AdamAnt_v2, whole genome shotgun sequence DNA region contains:
- the SKIDA1 gene encoding SKI/DACH domain-containing protein 1 has product MGDLKSGFEEVDGVRLGYLIIKGKQMFALSQVFTDLLKNIPRTTVHKRMDHLKVKKHHCDLEELRKLKAINSVAFHAAKCTLISREDVEALYTSCKTERVLKTKRRKVSRALSTKELQPEHAAADPYPGFWKDNHQLWLGLNESAQALPISRQALRPGDAASLPAVDLPQIFSKSPGQRYPEIARSPCKTPLNYETAPVPGNYIAFHSDPPYFRSLLCSKHPAAAAAAAAAAAAAAAAYYQSAALPQPKLAAGAAGSPVSLTYRYKRKRACEGGGKDCLLNPQASARRLLILPRSYKAKAAAAAAAAAAAAAAAAAGASCLERFHLVNGFCPPHHHHHHHHHHHHPRQQPQQQQPPPPQPPPPQSAHHPPHLPHHHQPPPPPQPPPPQQQQQQQQPQQQQPHLGSFPESYSSDSESSSYSDHAANDSDFGSSLSSTSNSASSEEEEEEEGEEEEEEEEEEEEEEEEDGSGLSDSSEVSSEEEDTSSDSDSSSGSSQVSVQSIRFRRTSFCKPPSMQAQANFLYHLATAATATRPAAFEEAGKLPDLKSNVKAESPEDWSHQSWPSKTPPACCPGSLGTCFTEIRNDRVSEITFPHSEISNNFKRTDLTINCGAEGASSPSPKTNNAFPPQRILREARKCLQATTTHCADHNTIPSRLLNTDSAAAAEANLEKGSKIPHCIEFTSDLPPSQTDSEVDAAVASAHSEAAAAAAAATAAAKTETPCPDSGNKTLPFLHNIKIKIEDSSANEEYEPDLVKHKLKCECNDTKGEFYSVTESKEDALLTAKEDFACTEKETTSLNPLTQSQGLSCTLGSPKPEDGEYKFGARVRKNYRTLVLGKRPVLQTPPVKPNLKSARSPRPTGKTETHEGTLDDFTVTNRRKRVASNVASAVKRPFNFMANFPCPPSLIIGNDGDLLPAYSLNTTKDSQPPHKAHPIWKWQLGGSAIPLPPSHKFRKFNS; this is encoded by the coding sequence ATGGGCGACCTGAAGTCGGGCTTTGAAGAGGTGGATGGCGTGAGGCTCGGGTACCTCATCATTAAAGGAAAGCAAATGTTTGCACTCTCTCAGGTTTTCACAGACTTGCTGAAAAACATCCCGAGAACCACCGTACACAAGCGAATGGATCATCTGAAAGTGAAAAAGCATCACTGTGACCTGGAAGAGTTGAGGAAACTCAAAGCTATCAACAGCGTTGCCTTCCACGCCGCCAAATGCACTCTGATCTCCCGGGAAGACGTGGAAGCGCTCTACACTTCTTGCAAAACCGAACGAGTCCTCAAAACCAAGCGGAGGAAAGTCAGCAGGGCTTTGTCAACAAAGGAGCTCCAACCGGAACACGCCGCCGCCGACCCTTACCCCGGCTTTTGGAAGGACAACCACCAACTTTGGCTGGGATTGAATGAATCGGCGCAGGCTCTGCCAATCAGCAGGCAGGCTCTGCGTCCCGGGGACGCCGCCTCGCTACCGGCCGTCGATCTACCTCAGATTTTTAGCAAATCCCCGGGTCAGCGCTACCCGGAAATCGCGCGATCGCCTTGCAAAACCCCCCTAAACTATGAAACTGCTCCCGTCCCCGGGAACTACATCGCCTTCCACTCGGATCCCCCGTACTTTCGGAGCCTGCTCTGCAGCAAGCacccggcggcggcggcggcggcggcagcagcagcggccgccgccgccgccgcctacTACCAGTCGGCAGCCCTTCCGCAGCCCAAGCTGGCGGCCGGGGCGGCGGGGAGCCCGGTGAGCTTGACTTACAGATACAAGCGGAAGCGAGCCTGCGAGGGGGGTGGCAAGGACTGCCTGCTGAACCCCCAAGCCAGTGCCCGGCGCCTCCTCATCCTGCCCAGGTCCTACAAAGCcaaggcggcggcggcggcggcggccgcggCTGCTGCGGCGGCTGCGGCGGCTGCGGGGGCCTCTTGTCTGGAGCGGTTTCACCTGGTCAACGGCTTCTGCCcccctcaccaccaccaccaccaccatcaccaccaccaccacccccggcagcagccccagcagcagcagccgccacccccgcagccgccgccgccgcagtcTGCCCACCATCCCCCGCACCTCCCCCACCACCACCAGCCACCGCCGCCGCctcagccgccgccgccgcaacagcagcagcagcagcagcagcctcaGCAGCAGCAGCCACATCTGGGCAGCTTCCCCGAGAGTTACAGCAGCGACTCTGAATCCAGCTCGTACTCGGACCATGCAGCCAACGACTCGGATTTTGGCTCTAGCCTGTCTAGTACCAGTAACTCCGCGTCCTccgaagaggaggaagaagaggagggtgaggaggaggaggaggaagaagaagaggaggaggaagaggaggaggaggacgggAGTGGCTTGTCGGACTCGAGCGAGGTCAGCTCTGAAGAGGAGGACACGTCTTCGGACTCGGATTCCAGCTCGGGCTCCAGCCAGGTCTCGGTGCAGAGCATCCGTTTCAGACGTACCAGCTTTTGCAAACCCCCCAGCATGCAGGCGCAGGCCAACTTCTTGTACCACCTGGCCACTGCCGCCACTGCAACCAGACCCGCTGCTTTCGAGGAGGCCGGCAAGCTGCCCGACCTCAAAAGTAATGTCAAAGCCGAATCGCCAGAGGATTGGAGTCATCAGAGCTGGCCATCCAAAACGCCTCCCGCGTGCTGCCCCGGCAGCCTAGGAACTTGTTTCACCGAGATAAGGAACGATAGGGTATCAGAGATCACATTCCCACACTCTGAAATTTCCAATAACTTCAAGAGAACTGACTTGACTATTAACTGCGGGGCAGAGGGGGCCTCTTCACCTAGCCCAAAGACAAACAATGCATTTCCACCACAAAGAATACTCCGAGAGGCGAGGAAATGCCTGCAAGCCACTACTACTCACTGTGCAGATCACAATACCATACCGTCTAGGTTGTTAAATACTGATTCTGCTGCTGCGGCAGAAGCAAATTTAGAAAAAGGTTCCAAAATCCCTCACTGTATAGAATTTACCTCGGATTTGCCCCCTTCACAAACTGATTCTGAGGTGGATGCTGCTGTCGCTTCTGCACActcagaagcagcagcagcagcagcagcagcaacagcagcagctaAAACAGAAACTCCGTGCCCTGACTCAGGCAATAAAACATTGCCATTCCTGCAcaatattaaaatcaaaatagaGGACAGTAGTGCTAATGAAGAATATGAACCTGACCTTGTTAAGCATAAGCTAAAGTGTGAGTGCAATGATACAAAGGGTGAGTTTTACAGTGTGACTGAAAGTAAGGAGGACGCTTTGTTAACAGCCAAGGAAGATTTTGCATGCACTGAAAAAGAAACCACTTCCTTAAATCCACTGACTCAGAGTCAGGGCCTTTCATGCACTTTAGGTTCTCCAAAACCTGAGGATGGGGAGTATAAATTTGGTGCGAGGGTGAGAAAAAATTACAGGACACTGGTGCTGGGAAAGCGACCTGTACTGCAGACTCCTCCAGTCaaaccaaatttgaaatcagctAGAAGCCCTCGTCCTACAGGTAAAACTGAGACACATGAAGGAACACTGGATGATTTTACAGTTACCAATAGACGAAAAAGGGTAGCCAGCAATGTAGCATCAGCAGTGAAAAGGCCATTTAATTTCATGGCAAATTTTCCCTGTCCACCATCACTAATTATTGGGAATGATGGGGATTTGTTGCCGGCTTATTCCTTAAACACCACTAAGGATTCCCAACCTCCTCACAAGGCCCATCCTATATGGAAATGGCAGCTGGGCGGTTCTGCAATACCTCTTCCACCTAGTCACAAATTCAGGAAATTTAAttcataa